The following are from one region of the Coffea eugenioides isolate CCC68of chromosome 2, Ceug_1.0, whole genome shotgun sequence genome:
- the LOC113761580 gene encoding probable plastid-lipid-associated protein 4, chloroplastic: MATSSTMALSSLAPPQTLHITSSHHPPNSPLKVFSFPTRSPQQNCHPKSILSTSPPSFTWLPSQKWRTYISFIPAFFKNKTKDAKAIKEELLEAIAPLDRGAEATPEDQQSIDQITRKLEAVSPIKEPLKSDLLNGKWELIYTTSQSILQTERPKILRSKTNYQAINVDTLRAQNMESCPFFNQVTADLTPLNARKVAVKFDYFKIAGLIPVKAPGRARGELEITYLDEALRVSRGDLGNLFILKMVDPSYRVPT, encoded by the exons ATGGCGACTAGCAGCACCATGGCCTTATCCTCCCTCGCTCCACCGCAAACGCTCCACATCACCAGCTCCCACCACCCTCCCAATTCCCCCCTCAAAGTCTTCTCTTTTCCAACCAGATCACCACAACAGAATTGTCATCCTAAGAGCATCCTCTCAACTTCACCACCTTCTTTTACTTGGCTGCCATCTCAAAAGTGGAGAACCTATATTTCTTTCATCCCAGctttcttcaaaaacaagaCCAAAGATGCAAAGGCCATCAAAGAAGAACTTCTTGAAGCCATTGCACCTCTTGATCGTGGGGCAGAGGCCACTCCTGAAGACCAGCAAAGCATTGATCAG ATTACTCGAAAACTAGAAGCAGTAAGTCCAATAAAGGAGCCATTGAAGTCTGATTTACTGAATGGCAAATGGGAACTCATATACACAACTTCCCAGTCTATTTTGCAAACCGAG AGGCCCAAGATCTTAAGGTCTAAAACGAATTATCAAGCGATAAACGTGGATACACTTCGGGCTCAAAATATGGAATCATGTCCATTCTTCAATCAG GTTACTGCAGATTTAACACCTCTAAATGCAAGGAAGGTGGCTGTAAAATTTGATTACTTTAAAATTGCTGGACTG ATACCCGTCAAAGCTCCTGGAAGAGCTAGAGGTGAACTAGAGATTACATACTTGGATGAAGCGCTTAG AGTATCGAGAGGTGATCTGGGGAACCTGTTCATCTTGAAGATGGTTGATCCGTCCTATAGGGTACCTACCTGA